Proteins co-encoded in one Candidatus Kapaibacterium sp. genomic window:
- a CDS encoding Do family serine endopeptidase yields the protein MDRRMLLAAVGLISVGMVMGIVLVSHLGSGSAIGTLLAQTRPNSSTLGAKQPPIQLSEAVRQLNQVFVDVANAVTPSVVGIRILRERGQRRDIFEFFGPFRRFFEEHPDMSPPPQRSQGSGVIVTEDGYIVTNNHVVENAKEEDIRVVTHDGKEFRAKIVGRDPLTDLALLKVEARGLKPAHFGKIEDVRVGEWVIAVGNPFGLRSTVTAGIISAVGRGGLGVLGGDPYAVENFIQTDAAINPGNSGGGLFTLQGSLIGINTAIATTTGFYQGYGFAVPIDIVRAVIEDLMEDGKIDRGYIGVQIQPVDDVTAKAIGLDKPQGAIVSSVVKGGAAERAGIREGDVILEFDGTPVKSPNHLQGLVATRRAGQTVRLTIWRDGKKIEKSVTLRRRDESGTAARTSDTEEPGSSEGTAERLVDLDKLGLSVGPLSERQRNQLEVEDGVEVVQVTPYSHAWERGLRRGDVITHVGNTPVRSVTEFRRLLGQRKPGEAVLLRVISAGPNGEVLRRLVSVEIPS from the coding sequence ATGGATCGGCGGATGCTCTTAGCGGCCGTCGGCTTAATTTCTGTCGGCATGGTGATGGGGATTGTGTTGGTGTCCCATTTGGGTTCTGGGAGCGCTATTGGGACGTTGCTAGCACAGACTCGCCCGAATTCGTCCACCCTTGGGGCTAAGCAGCCTCCAATCCAGCTCAGCGAGGCCGTTCGACAACTCAACCAAGTCTTCGTCGATGTTGCTAATGCGGTTACCCCTTCGGTGGTGGGTATAAGGATTCTTCGAGAGCGGGGGCAGCGGCGGGATATCTTTGAGTTCTTTGGTCCCTTCCGACGCTTCTTCGAGGAACATCCTGACATGTCTCCGCCACCACAGCGCTCCCAGGGTTCTGGAGTTATCGTGACGGAGGACGGCTACATCGTCACCAACAACCATGTGGTGGAGAATGCCAAGGAGGAGGACATTCGCGTTGTCACGCATGATGGTAAGGAATTTCGGGCGAAGATTGTCGGGCGTGATCCGCTGACAGACCTAGCCCTGCTCAAGGTTGAGGCACGGGGTCTTAAGCCAGCGCATTTCGGCAAGATCGAGGATGTCCGTGTAGGCGAGTGGGTGATTGCGGTAGGTAACCCGTTCGGGCTGCGCTCCACCGTTACAGCGGGCATCATCAGTGCTGTGGGACGCGGAGGATTGGGCGTGCTTGGGGGAGACCCATACGCTGTGGAGAACTTCATTCAGACCGATGCAGCCATCAACCCTGGGAATAGCGGCGGAGGACTCTTCACGCTGCAAGGGAGCTTGATCGGAATCAACACAGCGATCGCAACCACAACTGGGTTCTACCAAGGGTATGGCTTCGCGGTGCCGATTGACATCGTGCGCGCGGTCATAGAGGATCTGATGGAAGACGGCAAGATTGACCGTGGCTACATCGGAGTACAGATCCAGCCTGTAGATGACGTCACTGCCAAAGCCATAGGGCTAGACAAGCCTCAGGGGGCAATTGTCTCGAGCGTCGTCAAGGGCGGGGCGGCTGAGCGCGCAGGGATTCGCGAAGGGGATGTCATCCTGGAATTCGATGGCACCCCGGTCAAGAGCCCAAACCATCTGCAGGGGCTAGTGGCTACTCGGCGAGCTGGACAGACGGTTCGCCTCACGATCTGGCGTGATGGTAAAAAAATAGAAAAGTCCGTTACCTTGCGCCGCCGCGACGAGAGTGGCACAGCTGCCCGTACCTCTGATACGGAGGAACCAGGCTCTTCTGAAGGAACAGCGGAGCGTTTGGTTGACTTGGACAAGCTAGGTCTCAGCGTGGGACCGCTGTCTGAGCGGCAGCGCAACCAGCTTGAGGTCGAAGACGGAGTAGAGGTCGTCCAGGTCACCCCGTACAGCCACGCTTGGGAGCGTGGCTTGCGCCGTGGGGATGTCATCACCCATGTGGGGAATACACCGGTCCGTTCAGTGACGGAGTTCCGGCGGCTACTGGGTCAGCGGAAGCCAGGAGAGGCCGTGCTACTCCGTGTGATCAGCGCAGGTCCCAACGGAGAAGTCCTCCGACGCTTAGTCTCCGTGGAGATTCCTTCCTAA
- a CDS encoding bifunctional (p)ppGpp synthetase/guanosine-3',5'-bis(diphosphate) 3'-pyrophosphohydrolase, with product MPTTTISSAVSGVCASPDHLLETLLADCRASLAQCNEQLVRKAFYFCVEAHRESLRASGEPYYTHPVEVARIVAREIALDDISVAAALLHDVLEDSEFTYQDLQAEFGSTIADIVESVTKIADLVESRTITEAETYRKLLLSLIRDVRAILVKLADRLHNMRTIGALPPERQARIARETLDIYVPFAHRLGLANLKWELEDLAFKVLNPESYAAIAKALQETRAEREAYIRRVIAPIEEHLHAHGLQFEITGRPKNLYSIHYKMVTRGKPLEEIYDLFAIRIILDTDDSSECYFAYGLITQLFTPIPERFKDFIAVPKKNGYRSLHTTIIGPEGRPVEIQIRTRAMHEVAERGVAAHFRYKAEQGALPAWKDDPELEEWIQWVRELFEKRSREEAAAELLESFRLNLYQDEIYVFTPKGELKRLPKGATPLDFAFAIHTEIGHHCIGAKVNGRIVPLDYRLQTGDQVEILTSKHQAPSRDWEQIVVTHKAKSYIRRYLNEQKRLKQQEGQQALEKRLRKARITVREEDLERVAHLLKYENRAALYYAIGTGAVAPELVVTLLQQRHRDGSMAEESAKPSPAEQATELAQHSSTGIELLGTPTGNTPLLYSYARCCNPIPGDDIVGVITLGSGIRVHRRSCRNVQEFLASNHPRLVQVRWGNVGDEEFLTALRITGDDRPGMLHDITKAIVACDRTNIRSVNIDSYGGIFEGIFTLYVRNTEHLERLIEKLRRIRGVRTVTRPDSF from the coding sequence ATGCCAACGACGACTATCTCCTCGGCAGTCTCTGGAGTCTGCGCATCGCCCGATCACCTCTTGGAGACTCTATTGGCTGACTGTCGGGCATCGCTAGCACAGTGTAACGAACAACTCGTCCGCAAAGCGTTTTACTTCTGTGTCGAAGCTCATAGAGAGAGCCTCCGTGCTTCCGGCGAACCATACTACACCCACCCCGTTGAGGTTGCTCGCATCGTTGCCCGCGAGATCGCCCTCGACGACATCTCCGTCGCTGCTGCCCTCCTCCATGACGTCCTAGAAGACTCCGAGTTCACCTACCAAGACCTACAGGCAGAGTTCGGTAGTACTATTGCCGACATTGTCGAGAGTGTGACGAAAATCGCTGATTTGGTTGAGAGCCGTACCATCACTGAGGCGGAAACCTATCGGAAGCTTTTGCTCTCCCTCATTCGGGATGTTCGAGCAATTCTGGTGAAGCTGGCTGACCGCCTCCACAACATGCGTACGATTGGTGCGCTCCCTCCGGAGCGGCAGGCTCGGATCGCACGTGAAACTCTCGATATCTACGTGCCCTTCGCCCACCGGTTAGGATTGGCCAACCTGAAGTGGGAATTGGAAGACCTCGCCTTCAAAGTCCTCAACCCTGAAAGCTATGCTGCAATCGCCAAAGCTTTGCAGGAGACACGCGCTGAGCGGGAGGCTTACATCCGCCGAGTCATTGCCCCGATTGAAGAGCACTTGCATGCCCACGGGCTACAGTTTGAGATCACTGGGCGCCCTAAGAACCTCTACTCCATCCACTACAAGATGGTCACCCGCGGCAAGCCACTAGAGGAGATCTACGACCTCTTCGCCATTCGTATCATCCTGGACACAGACGACAGCAGCGAGTGTTACTTCGCCTACGGGCTCATCACGCAGCTTTTCACTCCAATCCCAGAACGTTTCAAAGACTTCATCGCAGTCCCGAAGAAGAATGGCTACCGTTCGCTCCATACCACAATCATCGGCCCTGAAGGCAGACCGGTGGAAATCCAGATTCGCACGCGCGCCATGCACGAAGTAGCCGAGCGCGGCGTCGCCGCCCACTTCCGCTATAAGGCAGAACAGGGCGCGCTCCCTGCCTGGAAGGATGATCCAGAGCTGGAAGAATGGATCCAGTGGGTTCGGGAGCTCTTCGAGAAACGTTCCCGTGAAGAGGCAGCTGCAGAGCTGCTGGAAAGCTTTCGTCTCAACCTCTACCAGGACGAAATCTACGTTTTCACCCCCAAGGGCGAGCTGAAGCGCTTGCCGAAGGGGGCTACTCCATTAGACTTCGCTTTCGCTATCCACACCGAAATCGGCCATCACTGCATTGGTGCCAAAGTCAACGGACGCATTGTCCCCTTGGATTACCGACTCCAGACAGGGGACCAAGTGGAAATCCTCACCTCCAAACACCAGGCTCCCAGCCGTGACTGGGAGCAGATCGTCGTCACGCACAAAGCAAAGTCGTACATCCGCCGATACCTCAACGAACAGAAACGCCTCAAGCAGCAAGAGGGCCAACAAGCTCTGGAAAAGCGGCTGCGGAAGGCTCGGATAACTGTCCGCGAGGAAGACCTGGAGCGGGTTGCTCACCTACTCAAGTACGAAAACCGGGCTGCCCTCTACTATGCCATCGGAACCGGAGCTGTAGCCCCCGAGCTAGTCGTCACTCTCCTGCAGCAGCGCCACCGCGACGGCTCTATGGCTGAAGAATCTGCGAAGCCTTCTCCGGCTGAGCAAGCCACAGAGCTCGCTCAGCACTCCAGCACCGGCATTGAGCTTCTTGGCACCCCGACGGGGAATACACCGCTCCTCTACTCCTATGCTCGCTGCTGCAACCCCATCCCCGGTGACGACATCGTCGGGGTCATCACACTCGGGAGTGGAATCCGAGTGCACCGGCGCTCATGCCGAAACGTACAGGAGTTCCTTGCGTCTAACCATCCTCGCCTGGTCCAAGTCCGTTGGGGGAACGTGGGAGATGAGGAGTTCCTAACAGCCCTCCGGATTACCGGCGATGACCGCCCTGGAATGCTCCACGACATCACAAAAGCAATTGTCGCTTGCGACCGCACGAACATACGCTCGGTGAACATCGACTCTTACGGCGGCATCTTCGAGGGGATCTTCACCCTCTACGTCCGCAACACAGAGCACCTAGAGCGGCTCATAGAGAAGCTGCGGCGCATCCGTGGCGTCCGTACAGTTACCCGCCCCGACAGCTTCTAA
- a CDS encoding asparagine synthetase B, whose amino-acid sequence MQRVLILAGLVLGESLWAQQKLLIPMDLSQTDHLRAYGIAYWNLQQGRWVDWLLNYRGGSFLMEYLPDIAAECRARGVSFEVLSATEAAHVYAEVQDPEANMDVVRLERAPRLAVYVMPTAKPWDDAVQLVLEYAQIPYDKVWDEEVLAGKLRDYDWLHLHHEDFTGQYGKFWAAFAHTTWYQQQVALQEATARKLGFRKVSELKKAVVEKIREFVLDGGFMFAMCSATDTYDIALAARDVDICAEMFDGDPADPDANRKLDFSRTFAFQNFTLEMNPYVYEFSNIDVGPTGLADPSSDYFTLFDFSAKLDPVPTMLTQCHVNVIQGFLGQTTAFREELLKPSVVVLAKREGTNEVKYIYGTVGRGMFAWYGGHDPEDYQHAVGDPPTDLSLYPNSPGYRLILNNVLFPAARKKRLKT is encoded by the coding sequence ATGCAGCGCGTCCTGATCCTTGCTGGACTCGTCTTGGGGGAATCGCTGTGGGCACAGCAGAAGTTGCTCATCCCCATGGACCTCAGCCAGACCGATCATCTTCGGGCCTACGGGATAGCATACTGGAACCTACAGCAGGGGCGCTGGGTGGATTGGCTCCTCAACTACCGCGGCGGCTCGTTCCTGATGGAGTATCTGCCCGACATCGCTGCTGAGTGCCGTGCACGCGGTGTTTCCTTTGAGGTCCTTTCTGCTACAGAGGCAGCCCATGTGTACGCGGAGGTCCAGGATCCAGAAGCCAACATGGATGTCGTCCGGCTGGAACGGGCCCCGCGACTCGCTGTCTACGTGATGCCTACAGCTAAGCCATGGGACGATGCCGTCCAGCTTGTGCTGGAGTATGCTCAAATCCCGTACGACAAGGTCTGGGACGAAGAGGTATTGGCAGGAAAGCTGCGGGACTACGACTGGCTCCATCTCCACCACGAAGACTTCACGGGCCAGTACGGCAAGTTCTGGGCTGCCTTTGCCCATACGACGTGGTACCAGCAGCAGGTGGCCCTCCAGGAGGCTACTGCCCGGAAGTTGGGCTTCCGGAAGGTCTCCGAGCTGAAGAAGGCGGTGGTGGAGAAGATCCGGGAGTTTGTTCTCGACGGTGGCTTCATGTTCGCTATGTGCAGCGCTACGGACACGTATGACATTGCCTTAGCAGCCCGCGATGTGGACATCTGCGCGGAGATGTTCGACGGGGATCCCGCTGATCCGGACGCAAACCGAAAGCTGGACTTCTCCCGCACCTTCGCCTTCCAGAATTTCACGCTCGAGATGAACCCCTACGTGTACGAGTTCTCCAACATCGATGTTGGCCCGACGGGGTTAGCGGACCCGTCGTCTGACTACTTCACCCTGTTTGACTTTTCTGCCAAGCTCGATCCTGTACCGACGATGCTGACGCAATGCCACGTGAACGTCATCCAAGGCTTCTTAGGGCAGACGACGGCGTTTCGGGAGGAGCTGTTGAAGCCGTCCGTGGTCGTCTTGGCAAAGCGCGAAGGCACGAACGAAGTCAAGTACATCTACGGCACTGTTGGCCGCGGCATGTTCGCGTGGTACGGGGGACACGACCCAGAGGACTATCAGCACGCTGTTGGAGACCCTCCGACGGACCTGTCGCTCTACCCGAACTCGCCGGGATACCGGCTGATCTTGAACAACGTTCTCTTCCCAGCAGCGCGGAAGAAGCGGCTGAAGACTTAG
- a CDS encoding enoyl-CoA hydratase-related protein codes for MSNYQYIRTYRYDNDPRVGVVQLNRPEKLNALSLPLMEELLAALEAYDADPEIRCMVLHGNERAFAAGADIDEMADADSIEMLLRDQFRKWERISALKKPLIAAVSGYALGGGCELAMLCDMIIASETAQFGQPEINIGVIPGAGGTQRLTRTIGKAMAMELVLTGRFLSAHEAYRLGLVNRVVPVEAYLEEALALASLIASKPPIAVRLAKEAVLKALSTPLEVGIEFERKNFYLLFSTADQKEGMQAFREKRSPNWKGR; via the coding sequence ATGAGCAACTATCAGTACATCCGCACGTACCGCTACGACAACGATCCAAGGGTAGGGGTGGTGCAGCTCAATCGCCCTGAGAAGCTCAATGCTCTGAGCCTCCCGCTCATGGAGGAGCTACTTGCGGCATTAGAAGCCTACGACGCGGACCCCGAGATCCGCTGTATGGTGCTCCACGGCAACGAGCGGGCGTTTGCCGCTGGTGCCGATATTGACGAGATGGCCGATGCCGACAGCATCGAGATGCTGCTCCGAGACCAGTTCCGCAAGTGGGAGCGCATCAGTGCACTGAAGAAGCCACTCATCGCCGCTGTTAGCGGATACGCTCTCGGCGGAGGCTGTGAGCTGGCTATGCTCTGCGACATGATCATTGCCAGCGAAACGGCCCAATTCGGACAGCCCGAAATCAACATCGGCGTCATACCTGGAGCCGGAGGGACCCAGCGCTTGACACGCACTATAGGTAAGGCAATGGCGATGGAGTTGGTCCTCACTGGCCGCTTCCTCTCGGCTCACGAGGCCTATCGTCTGGGATTGGTAAACCGTGTTGTTCCAGTGGAAGCCTACTTGGAAGAGGCATTGGCTCTGGCGTCACTTATTGCCTCGAAGCCACCAATCGCTGTGCGCTTGGCCAAGGAAGCCGTGCTGAAAGCCCTCAGCACCCCGCTAGAGGTTGGAATAGAGTTTGAGCGCAAGAACTTCTACCTCCTCTTCTCTACCGCTGACCAGAAGGAGGGTATGCAAGCCTTCCGGGAGAAGCGCTCGCCAAATTGGAAGGGTCGCTGA
- a CDS encoding enoyl-CoA hydratase-related protein, with the protein MAFQTILYTTSDGVATITLNRPEAHNAINAQMGEELLQALQQAREDSEVRCIVLTGAGKAFCAGQDLKEVPPPPTDFFGQVLRQRYNPLIRMLRSIPKPIIGAINGVAAGAGLGLALATDFRIMSSAARFVEAFIGIALVPDSGCSFFFTRLLGYARAFEFATLNKPISAEQALQWGLVNVVVSAEAFPMAVQRLAQTYAQGPTQAYGYVKELLNRSLVASLEDILELEAEYQQKAGETPDYAEGLRAFLEKRAPHFTGKPRQELQGHR; encoded by the coding sequence ATGGCGTTCCAGACAATCCTCTACACCACTTCCGACGGCGTTGCCACCATCACCCTGAACCGTCCCGAAGCCCACAACGCTATCAACGCCCAAATGGGGGAGGAACTCCTGCAAGCACTCCAGCAAGCACGGGAAGACTCCGAGGTCCGCTGCATCGTGCTTACCGGCGCCGGCAAAGCCTTCTGTGCCGGGCAGGATTTGAAAGAGGTACCACCGCCACCAACAGACTTCTTCGGGCAGGTCCTCCGCCAGCGCTATAACCCTCTCATCCGGATGCTGCGCAGCATTCCGAAGCCCATCATTGGCGCAATCAACGGCGTCGCTGCGGGTGCTGGCCTGGGACTGGCGTTGGCAACAGACTTCCGAATCATGAGTAGCGCTGCTCGCTTCGTGGAGGCTTTCATCGGCATTGCACTAGTACCAGATTCTGGCTGTAGCTTCTTCTTCACCCGCCTACTAGGGTATGCTCGTGCGTTCGAGTTTGCAACGCTCAACAAGCCTATCTCCGCGGAACAAGCACTCCAGTGGGGACTCGTCAACGTGGTTGTCTCTGCGGAGGCCTTCCCAATGGCCGTCCAGCGACTTGCTCAGACGTATGCCCAAGGTCCAACCCAGGCGTATGGCTACGTCAAGGAGCTCCTCAACCGTTCCCTTGTCGCGTCGCTAGAGGATATCCTGGAGTTGGAGGCGGAATACCAGCAAAAGGCTGGGGAGACTCCAGACTATGCCGAAGGCCTCCGCGCTTTCTTAGAGAAGCGTGCGCCACACTTCACCGGCAAACCGCGTCAAGAACTGCAAGGGCACAGATGA
- a CDS encoding Cof-type HAD-IIB family hydrolase, whose translation MMLWRWWRALWQPTLADIRLLVSDVDGTLVIGEETLPDSTAELLRSLHRCGVQLALASARPYPSLAALVRQAHVSAWIISLDGALLHAPDGELRFSVPFPAEILRSLVELAGHYAVHYATFTPEGLYRMADVHIPSYLDDPLLPRFQAQLLADFFRHPAVLFCLSGPQAHALGFVQAVESLPRRIRRHLSIAAVESASQPGLTVVEIRMRAAHKGTAAQALQKLLGIPRRATLAVGDYRNDLSLFAIAGLRVAMADAVAELRSKADWITERPATERGIDDVLRRLLQEC comes from the coding sequence ATGATGCTCTGGCGCTGGTGGAGAGCTTTGTGGCAGCCCACCTTAGCAGATATCCGGCTACTCGTTAGTGATGTTGACGGTACCCTCGTTATCGGCGAGGAAACCCTCCCAGACTCGACGGCTGAGCTCCTACGGTCCTTGCATCGGTGTGGAGTCCAGCTTGCCCTTGCCAGTGCACGACCGTATCCCAGCCTTGCGGCGCTTGTTCGTCAAGCTCATGTCTCTGCCTGGATCATCTCGCTCGACGGAGCTCTATTGCATGCTCCTGATGGAGAGCTGCGTTTCTCTGTCCCTTTCCCAGCAGAGATCCTACGCTCACTCGTAGAGCTTGCCGGCCACTATGCCGTGCACTATGCAACCTTCACCCCCGAAGGTCTCTACCGCATGGCCGACGTCCATATTCCATCGTACCTAGATGACCCTCTCCTCCCACGTTTCCAGGCGCAGCTCTTAGCCGATTTCTTCCGCCATCCCGCCGTGCTCTTCTGCCTGAGCGGTCCCCAAGCCCACGCCTTAGGGTTTGTCCAAGCCGTAGAAAGTCTGCCGCGCCGCATACGCCGCCATCTGAGCATCGCCGCCGTGGAATCGGCAAGCCAACCAGGACTCACGGTAGTTGAGATCCGGATGCGGGCTGCTCACAAAGGGACGGCAGCCCAAGCTCTCCAGAAGCTCTTGGGCATCCCCCGCCGTGCGACGCTTGCTGTTGGCGACTACCGCAATGACCTTTCCCTCTTTGCCATTGCAGGCCTCCGAGTCGCCATGGCAGATGCAGTCGCGGAGCTCCGTAGCAAAGCTGACTGGATCACTGAGCGCCCTGCTACGGAACGTGGGATTGACGATGTCCTCCGCCGCCTCCTCCAAGAATGCTGA
- a CDS encoding outer membrane beta-barrel protein, with amino-acid sequence MSAQLSLQGRVVDAAQRSPIPGATVVVQTLPDTTRRWGAVTNPQGEFQLSLPSGGRYRLRVHSVGYKALERVLVVLESQDLGVLSLEVAAVQAEEVTVEAMQERARVKGDTVEYAASAYKVNPDATAEDLVRKLPGVTSRGGQLQAFGETVQRVLVDGREFFGQDPMAVLRNLPAEVVQSVQVFDRESDQARLTGVRDPSSAERTLNIITNPSLRTGRFGRVYGGYGSDSRYQAGATLNFFRDTLRFSVVGMTNNINQQNFVLDDVLGIINFAGQRSFSGGPPPSLLRMMFAGGRFPGPPGGGQRGGPRGPFAQLGTFFVPEQGGINTAHSVGGMYSNRWGSWLDVTGSYLFNALFNTSDATLHRSYFSVDSLGSSYAERSYSEGELGTHRLNVRAELSPDTATTVLLSPRLTFQPTESRPTIWGALLGAHGDTVSCLTATSSTTNRVLQGSTQLLVVRRFAPNRSFSVELEGDYTPQQRRTQQTISLSLQRASSEDSVVTQLVTRRQSSSALSITATYTEPLDSLTVLQFRYAPAWDWGQLRQEAWGTDTAGLLQSPLLTLTSDLLRQVVEHRVGMAYMYQGSVFQWTARVEHSWQRLQTEERPQSPRSELRDFRFWLPFFMLEYRPTRLQNLRLVYRSFVTTPSPAQLGTAVDNSTPPALATGNPSLRPSYTHTLFARYSATDPFGGRLFFGILHLSYAVDYISSETTIVQRDTTIAGVPLPRGGQYTVPVNLSGYWSGRTFWVFGLPAPWLRSTLSLTASVDFSRIPSRVNGMLVQTDWVAPSAGVTVSSNWSERVDFSVAYYLTLSRVLTTAPSGSSRYLQHAFSADVTLMPGPWVLSSQLRGRAYSGLGGELDKPVVLWNLGVGYRFLENNAAEVRLVVADVLNQNRGISRTVTGQYVEDSSTRVLGRYAMLQLSYRLRNFSL; translated from the coding sequence GTGTCAGCTCAGTTGAGCCTCCAAGGTCGGGTCGTTGATGCCGCTCAGCGGAGCCCTATCCCCGGTGCCACTGTGGTAGTGCAGACTCTACCAGATACGACACGGCGCTGGGGAGCAGTGACGAACCCCCAAGGGGAATTCCAGCTCAGCCTTCCTAGCGGAGGCCGATACCGACTTCGGGTGCACTCAGTTGGGTACAAAGCATTGGAACGAGTGCTCGTCGTGTTGGAGTCCCAGGACCTTGGGGTACTCTCCTTGGAGGTTGCGGCCGTACAGGCAGAGGAAGTGACGGTGGAGGCCATGCAGGAACGGGCAAGGGTCAAGGGCGATACTGTAGAGTATGCTGCTTCAGCGTACAAGGTCAATCCTGACGCTACGGCCGAAGATCTAGTCCGGAAGCTGCCTGGGGTGACCTCTCGAGGCGGCCAGTTGCAAGCCTTTGGGGAGACGGTCCAGCGTGTCTTGGTGGATGGTCGGGAGTTCTTCGGACAGGATCCGATGGCCGTCCTCCGCAACCTACCGGCGGAGGTTGTTCAGTCGGTGCAGGTCTTCGACCGAGAGAGTGACCAGGCTCGCTTGACTGGTGTCCGCGACCCGAGTTCCGCAGAACGTACTCTCAACATCATCACGAACCCCTCACTACGCACAGGGCGTTTCGGGCGGGTGTACGGCGGGTACGGGAGCGACTCGCGCTACCAGGCAGGTGCAACGCTGAACTTCTTCCGAGATACGCTCCGGTTCTCCGTGGTAGGGATGACGAACAACATCAATCAGCAGAACTTTGTGCTGGACGATGTGTTGGGCATCATCAACTTCGCCGGTCAACGGTCTTTCTCAGGGGGACCTCCGCCGAGCCTCCTTCGGATGATGTTCGCTGGGGGTCGCTTCCCAGGTCCACCAGGCGGTGGGCAGCGGGGAGGCCCACGTGGACCCTTCGCTCAGTTGGGCACCTTCTTTGTCCCTGAACAGGGCGGCATCAACACAGCTCATTCCGTCGGAGGCATGTACTCCAACCGCTGGGGGAGCTGGTTGGATGTGACCGGCAGCTACCTCTTCAATGCCCTCTTCAATACCTCAGACGCCACGCTCCACCGCTCCTACTTCAGCGTGGATAGTCTCGGGAGCTCCTACGCTGAGCGGAGCTACTCTGAGGGAGAGCTGGGGACGCATCGATTGAACGTGCGGGCAGAGCTCTCACCAGATACGGCAACCACGGTCCTACTCTCACCGCGCCTGACCTTTCAGCCTACGGAGAGCCGTCCGACAATATGGGGAGCATTGCTCGGGGCACATGGGGATACAGTCTCCTGCCTGACGGCTACAAGCTCGACGACGAATCGCGTGCTCCAGGGTTCCACTCAACTGCTCGTTGTACGGCGCTTTGCACCGAATCGCTCCTTCTCCGTTGAGCTGGAAGGTGACTATACCCCTCAACAGCGCCGTACGCAGCAGACAATCTCTCTTTCCCTCCAGCGGGCTTCCTCGGAGGACTCTGTAGTCACTCAGCTCGTAACACGTCGGCAGAGTAGCAGCGCGCTATCAATTACGGCCACGTACACGGAGCCGTTGGATAGCCTTACCGTTCTCCAGTTCCGCTATGCTCCAGCCTGGGATTGGGGGCAGTTGCGCCAAGAAGCATGGGGCACTGATACGGCCGGATTGCTGCAGTCACCGCTACTGACACTCACCTCAGATCTGCTGCGGCAAGTGGTAGAACATCGGGTGGGGATGGCATACATGTACCAAGGCAGTGTCTTCCAATGGACTGCTCGAGTAGAGCACTCATGGCAACGACTGCAGACGGAGGAGCGACCACAGTCACCACGGTCTGAATTGCGGGACTTCCGGTTCTGGCTTCCCTTCTTCATGTTGGAGTATCGCCCTACTCGCTTGCAGAACCTGCGCCTCGTCTACCGCTCGTTCGTTACAACGCCCTCTCCAGCGCAATTAGGCACGGCGGTAGATAACAGCACTCCACCAGCGCTGGCTACAGGCAACCCGTCGCTGCGTCCCAGCTATACTCATACCCTCTTTGCCCGCTACTCTGCCACGGACCCCTTCGGAGGCCGTCTGTTCTTCGGGATTCTCCACCTATCCTACGCCGTGGACTACATCAGTAGCGAGACGACCATAGTGCAGCGGGATACTACTATTGCTGGAGTCCCGCTGCCCCGGGGAGGGCAGTATACGGTACCAGTGAACCTCAGCGGTTACTGGAGCGGACGGACCTTTTGGGTGTTTGGGCTCCCTGCACCGTGGCTACGGAGCACATTGAGCTTGACGGCCTCGGTTGATTTCTCCAGGATACCGAGCAGAGTCAACGGCATGCTAGTCCAGACAGACTGGGTAGCTCCCTCGGCTGGGGTCACCGTAAGCAGCAACTGGAGCGAGCGGGTAGACTTTTCTGTGGCGTATTACCTCACCCTTTCGCGTGTCTTGACCACCGCTCCGAGTGGCAGCAGCCGGTATCTACAGCACGCTTTCTCGGCCGATGTTACGCTCATGCCAGGACCATGGGTCTTGTCCTCTCAGCTCCGTGGTCGTGCTTACAGTGGGCTGGGAGGTGAGCTGGACAAGCCGGTTGTACTATGGAACCTCGGCGTCGGATATCGTTTCCTGGAGAACAATGCCGCTGAGGTGCGGCTGGTAGTTGCTGATGTGCTCAACCAGAATAGGGGGATTAGCCGGACCGTCACAGGGCAGTACGTTGAGGACAGCTCTACCCGTGTCTTAGGGCGATATGCGATGCTGCAGCTCAGCTACCGGCTTCGGAACTTCTCTCTGTGA